In the genome of Metabacillus litoralis, the window CAGAGAAACACGCTATAAGACTTGTACCTATAATAGCTGAGGCTGCTATCGTTTTAACCTTTTTTTTCATCCTAAAACTTCCCTTCCAAATAATTTTTTTTATCCTGCCTTAACAACATTTCCTTCTTTCATGACTTCTTCATGAATACGACTTACAACTATTTGTGCAGATTCAATTGCGCCTGCCATCCAGCCTGTTAGATAACTTAGGTGTTCACCAGCTAAATGAATCCGTCCTTGAGGTTGGTTTAATATTGGGTAATAATTTTTTAGATCTGAATCAGAATATGAAGCCCATCCTCCCTCATTGTATTTAATTTTGTGCCATGCAACGGAGAATGAACTTTCGAAATTTTCAGTATACTGAGGATGGATCTTTGCTCCCTGTTTTAAAGCAAGCGCTTCTCTTTGAGAAAGTGACAAATTACCATATTTAACTGCATTGCTTCCAAAGTTATAGTAACCTATTAAAATACCTTTTGTTGAGAGGAAGTCATTAGATGGATACCAAATTTGTGAAATATCCATGTTTGTTGTGGTAATACCACCAAGAATGCGCTCCTCGTTCTCCCAGAAACGATCTTTAAACTGCAGTGCAATTTTTCCAGTTGTCGCGTAATTAATATTCTTGATTGCATTTTTCATTTCTGCTGTAAAGTCAGCAGGAATATTTTTTAACACAGGTAATGGAATCGTACAAACACAATAATCACCGATTATTTCTTTCTTTTGTCCATTTTCAGATTTATAGACAATTCTGACACCTTCAGAAGATTGTCTTATCTCAGTTACTTCCACACCAAATGTAATTTTTCCATGAAGCTTATTTTCAAAGGCTTTCGGGATTTGATCCATACCACCAACTGGTTGAAACATAAGCGGCTGTTGTTGAAATGAATAATCCCCACTTATACTGTGCATCATTCCTGATTCAAGTAATTCTTTAAAGTTATTAGGTTTGTTAATTGTACCTGGTTTCAAACCTCCCCCAGGTAATTCCTGATAACCTCCTCTAGAGGATCCAGTATAAGTAAAGTCTGATTTTAAATCTCCTTCACTTTTTAAATAAGATTTAATCCTTTCGATATCCTCACTAGTTAAAGTCTGATCTAATGAGCCGTGGTTTGCCTTAGCCAATAGCTCTGAGATATAACCTCTCGCATCTGCTTTTACGGTACCTTTTCGAATTTTTTTTCCAGATAAAGGCCCGACACCTTCCTGGTAGTAATAAGAAAATTCATTGTTATTACAAAAGACCTCCAACTCAACTCCGAGCTCTTTACAGTAATCAAGTGTTACATGATGCTGTGGTATCCTAGCAGGTCCTGCGTTCATGTATTGCCCTTTTTCAAATTTTGCCGTCTGCCTAACACCGTTTATTTCGGTTTCTTCCGTACCTTTTCTTACTGTCCAATTACGCCCACCAGATCGTTTTCTCGCTTCAAGAATTTTGCAATCATATCCGGCTTTACCTAATTCATAAGCAGCTGTCATTCCTGCGATACCTGCACCTAGAATAATGACTTTTTTTCCTATTTTATTCCCATTTGATAGATCGCTTTTCTTAGGAGACTTAAATTCTTTCGCACTTGCCATTACAGGACTTGCAAACATCCCAAGAGACTCCATAGCTCCCCATACTGCAACAGCACCCCCTACTTTTCCAACCTGTTCTAAAAAGTCTCTTCTTGTTATTTCTTTTTGATGTTTTTTTGTCATATCTTTACCCCTTTCTATTAGAATAAGATAATCATAAGGGGAATAGTTTATAATACATACAACCTTGGGAGAGTATCTACCAAAAAATAACAAAAATAATATATTATACCTAAAATTCAAGATACTATTGTTTGCTTTTTCTATTAAATTAGCTAATTAGTCATGCAAATTCACATAATTTTTGGGAGCAAAAAATAGGTCTGTAGAACTGTGAGAAAAAACATTGGTAAGATCAATACTTTTAAAACAGCTAAAAGATCTAAATCCTTTCAAAGTCATTTTTTATGTAACAGTCTATTGTAAATATCTTAATAATAACTCATGAAATGGTAAGCATAAGAACACCTATATATATCTACCTAGGTTAAAATTGTGGTAGCAATTTTTACCAAATAAAAATGAGGTCATCATTTGAAGCAAAAATTTTTAATATTTATCTCAACTTTGACTTTTTGGTTTGTTTTTGGCAGACCGCATTAATATTCAGGTATTTTTGAAGGAAGCACTGGTAAGGTTTCTTGAGCTTCCTTCGCTTAGTGAAACGAAAGAAGCAAGAGATTCGTCCCCTTGCTTCTACAGCAGCGGCATGGTGAAATTCATCGACAATGATATAATCGTAAAATTCACTCGTTGTTTTTTCATATAACTTTTTACTGTTAAAGCTTTGAATACTTGTAAATAAAGTATCTAACGATGATGGAACATGATTGCCTACTAGCATTTCACCAAAGTTTTGGTCTTTTAAAATCCCGCGAAAGGTATCTAATCTTTGTTTTAAAATTTCCTCTCTATGAGCTACAAATAAGAATATTGCTCTATTCCCATTACTTGTATAAAATCGTTTGAAATCAAATGCAGATATAACGGTCTTTCCAACCCCTGGAGCCGCAACAACGATATTCTTATATCGACCAAACACCATACGTTCAACCTCTAGCTTTTCTAGAATTTCCTTTTGGTAATGAAATGGTCGAATATCAAAGACAAAACTCAAATCTTGGTCAGTTGGTTGCTTCTTTTTAGATAAAGCTTTCCGAAGTAACTCCTGATCTTGCTGATTTGTATAATCAAATGGTTGAAATTCCTTGTCATTCCAATAGCTTTCAAATGTAGCTTCAAATTTTCTAACGATATCAAAGGAATCCTTCTCCGTTACCTTCAAATTCCACTCTAGCCCTGAGGTTAACGCAGGATTTGATAAATTGGAAGAACCAATATATGCAGTTGTAAAGCCTGTGTCTCTTTTAAAAAGGTAAGCCTTTGCATGAAGTCTAGTTCGTTCAACATCATAGGAAACCTTGATCACTGTATTAGAAAGCTTACTCAATTCTTCAATCGCTTTAAAATCAGTCGCTTCCATATACGACGTGGTAATAACTCTTAACTCTCCACCTCGATCAGTAAACTCCTTCAATTCCTCAATAATTCACCTAACGCCACTCCACTTAATAAAAGAAACAAGCATATCTATTTGATTAGAAGTCAAAATCTCTTTCTTTAACTCCCCAAGCATATTTGGCTCATAATTTGATCCAGTAAATAAAGAGCTTTGCGAAATTGGTGTTACTGGTCGAATAACTTCATCCCTTCTAATACTCTTTATAGAATTAAGACGTGAATAAATCGAAGTAAGAACTTCTCCCTCTTCCTCAATTTGTAAGCTTCTAAACTCTTCATCATCAAGCTTCATACTAAGCAGCTCAATGATCTCATTACACACCTTAATTTGTTGAAATAATGCTTCAGAATCTTCATTTTGATTTTCTCTAAGGGATTTTAGTGCTTTTCTTGTGATTGTAGATATGTAGGAAGAAAGCATTTTTCTAGCTTCTTCTATGTCGAGCTTTTCTTTTCCTAGTTCAAATGAGCTATTATCAAGGTTTGCTAGTTCATTTTTTAATTTCTTATTTATGATTTCTTCGTAGATTCCTAGTTTGAGCGATTGCACCTCGGATAGAACACTTTTTTATCCTTATTTTAACAGAAATTGATATATACCTGTTTTAGTCTCATGATTACAGAAAAAAAGAAATGAAAAAGTAGGAGGATTGATGAGGAAACTATTTAGCTTACTTCAGCGAATATAACAATTATTCAGGAGACGTATCTTTCTAATTTAAATTGTTTGATAACGTTATTAAAGCAGGAACGATAGAAGGGGCGATTTACTACCTATCCTCAATTCAATGAACACCGATAGTTGACTCTATAAAATAAATAATATACATTTATTTTATAGAGAATCTCTAAATGTCGATGTTGGATCACTATTATCCAACACTATTTTGACATGCATAGAGTTTCCGACTGCCAATCTGAACCCTATGCACATCAAATAGAAATGACATTTGTCTTGGAAAAAAAGTACTCTTTAACCTATTTGAATCACTTCGGAGGATTGTAGTTTATCTATAATTCTCGAAGTGGACCCTTTTAAGTTATAGCATTCAACATAGTCACGAATTGGACGTTTAATATGATCTACGACAAATCTTTGTCCATTAATGTTTAATTTGCTTAAGTTTGAATATAGCTTATTAATCTCTTCTTTCACTTCTGCATCATTAAACGTATAGTGACCTGCAATATCTAGGATTTCCGCAGATAATTCGTTATCTTTCATAATTTCTTCAACTGTTAAATTCCTTTGATCTCCGACCATCCATTTTCTCCAACGTTCACTTTTAATTGCATGAACTAAAAGGGTTTTTCTTATTTTAGATTGATCCTCAATTAAACCATAATCTACTAATCTTTGTTCAACTTCTGCAAGTTTTAAATATGCTCTTGTTTCCTCTGTTCCATACTGTGGAGCAACATTTGTTGCAACAATATTGGAAGGTATATGCTCCATTAGTGTTACATCATCGAGGTAGTCTCCATTGTGTTCTTTTAATCCGACCCCGTACTTTTTTGCCATTTGCGCAAGCTCGTATGCATTATGGAAATTAAACGTTCCAGCTTGTTCTGTTTTTCTTGTCAACGTTCCTGTTTGACCCACAATAAACGTTGGCATTGGAAGACCTTTACTTCCAAGTTCTTCTTTTAATCTATTAATAAAAGTTTCATACGTTTCTGTGGATGTTAACCCTCCATTTGTTTCTTCTGTCCCTACTTCATAGCCGATTTCAGGTAAGTTTCTTTCTGTTCTTTCCTTTTCACAGTACTCAATTAGTTCAACCGTTCGACTAATGACCGTTTCTAATGGAACAACTTTCCCTACTTCAAACGGATCTTTCGTAGGATCAATCATCAGCAAGTCAAAACCAGCTTCAATATCTGCTAGATAAGATTTCTTTCCATACTCCATCGCTTGTTCTGCGGGTAAATGATCGTTTCTTTCTTTATCTCTTTGCCAAGGACCACCATGATCGCGACAGACATAATAGAGACCATCAAATTCTGTTTCCTTAGCCGTATTGCGAATGGCTTCTACAAAGGTTTGTTGATTCCAACCATTTACATAGCCACCACCTAATTCGTCCATATCAACCTGATTACGACTAGCAATAAACATTACTGGAAAATCCTCGTCTCTAGCTAATTCAAAACTTGCTTGTAATAGATTAGCTGACATTGGTCCAATCCCAAGTAATGTAGCGCCTTTCCCTTCTTTTTGAAGCTCCAATATCGCTTCTACAGTTGATTTAATCGGTACATTTTTCACGTTCATTCCTCCTAAATTACTTTTTGTTAGACTGCTTCTGTTACATTCTTTTTATCTTCTATAGTTGGCTTTGCTACAACATCTGGTTTTGTAAAATGTAATATACCAGCGGTTACAACTGTTCCAATTAACATTGCTAAGAAGTACCACAGTTTCCCATCAACAGCACCAATAACAATTAATCCTCCGTGCGGAACAAAGGTTCCAACATTATGAAGCATTCCTAGTCCCCCACCAACAGCACTACCAATCATGATCGCAGGAATTACACGTTTCATATCTTTAACAGCAAATGGAATAGCTCCTTCTGTTATACCGATTAACCCCATGAATCCGGCACTAACACCCAATCCACGTTCTTCCTCAGTATATTTTCTTCTTGAAATGAAGGTAGACAAAGCCATCCCTAATGGCGGAATTGCTACTGCAATTCTATGCGCACCATTGGGTTCAAAAATTCCTTCAGCCATTAATGCTAATGTAAACGCTGTAACTGTTTTGTTAATTGGACCACCCATATCAATTGCTGTAAAAGCTCCAATAACTATGCCTAATATGATTGCACTACCACCTTGTAGCGATGCAAATAGAGTAAATACACCATCAACAAGACCTGCTAGAGGATTAGCCAAGAAATAAATATATCCCATGCAAGTAATAAACGTTGTTATGATTGGTATGATTAAGATAGGCATAATCGTCTTGATTGTGGTTGGAACTTTCCATGTCTTAACATACTTTGCGATATACCCCGCAACAATACCTAAAATCATAGCACCGAGGAAGCCCGTCTTAACTCCATCAAGACCAACAGGGTTATTGGCGATAAAGCCCGCTATCATCCCTGGAATTAATCCTGGTTTTCCCGCAATAGAATATGCAATATACCCTGCTAATATTGGAATCATCATCGCAAAGCCAGCAGAACCTATTACATTTAAGTTTTGAAGAAAAGGATTTGTAACAACCATTCCTTCATCAGTTGCCGTTCCGGATGCTAATGCAATCGCTAGAAATATCCCACCTACTACTACTGAAGGCATCATGAAAGAAACACCTGTACTAAATGCCTTTTTAAGCTCTTCCCCCACTCTTTTCCAATTGGTTGCCATAGTATTTCCTCCTATAAATTTTCTAATTGGTCTACGACACCCTTTACATTCTTAATGACGTTTGAAGGATCCAGGGTTAAAACCTTACCTTGGTCTTGTTTTTCCTCAAATCGTTCTTCTCCTTCAATTCCAATCGCAATGGCTAAAATAACTGCATCAGCACCATTAATTTCTTCTTCTGTTAACTCATTGTCGATTCCCATTCCACCTTGAGTTTCAATTTTGACTTCATAGCCTCGCTTTGCACATTCCTTTTCTAATGCTTCTTGTGCCATATAAGTATGTGCAATTCCTGTAGTACACGCTGTAACCCCAACAATTTTCACTTTACATTCCCCATTTCTTCAGCATAAATATTTTCTTCAATGCATTTTAATAGCTGATAGGCTTCATTAACCGTTTCAGCTTCAAGTAAGCTACTTCTAAAATTTTCATTCATTAGATTCTTACTAATTTCAGCTAAAATTTTTAAATGCAGCTTATCTTTTTGATCCATTGGAACACCAATCATAAAAATTAACTGTGCTTTTTCCTTGTTATTTTCATCCCATATTATTGGCTCCTTAGTTCTCATAAAGGTAACAAAGGGAGATATAACAGCATCTGATTTACCATGAGGGATACTTACATTAAAACCAACTGTTGTTGGAAATACTTCTTCTCTCTTTAGAACAGCATTTACATAAGTATCAACATCATTAATCATTCCAGTCTTAAACACATCTTCACTCATATTTTTTATGATCTCATTACGGCTTGTTAACTCATTATTTAAATAAATGAACTCTTTCTTTATCAACGTTATCACCTCCTTCAATTAGATGTAATATTCCTGTTGCTGTATTAGCTGATAAATATTCCTTAACACTCTTTCTTGTTTCTATCAATTTATAGATATCACTTAGTATGTTTTTAACGTTTTTAAGGTCATTAGGCGAAATACAAATGAGTATAACTGTATCAACTTTCGTTCCCCCCCAATCAAGCATATCCTCTGTGGTTAAAATCAAGATTCTTGTATTAACCACAAATTTGGGCGTACCATGGGGAATAGCAACTCCTGTATCCAAAGCTGTTGTTCCCACCTTTTCTCGGTTGTAGACAGACTCTTCGAATCCAGGTAGAATATCATTTGACTTTTTTAGCTTCTGAATTAAAAAATCCAATACTTCCTTCTGATCTCTCATTTTATTATTTAAGAAAATAGAATCCGCATGAATAAACTTTGATAAGTGCGGAATATCTGGATAATTACCTAAGACTTCCTTTTGTTCTTCTTTTATTAAAAATAGGTCTGCATAAAAGTTTATAATGTTTTTAATATCTGTATTGGATACTAATGGAGAAACATAGATTACTGGTTTAGTAGTAATCTTTATTGGAATTGCTGAGATGATAAAATCAACAGTTTCAATATTTATTTGATAAAGCTTTTCAATTTGAATAACTTCTATTACACATAAAGCGGGTAGGACTTGCTTTACTTTGTTTGCAATTAGCTCAGAAGTACCAATTCCATTAGGGCAAACGATTAAGACTTTTCTATAACTTGTATTTCTTTCTAATGCTGCTTGAAAATGAACCATCATAAATGCTACTTCATCT includes:
- a CDS encoding PTS fructose transporter subunit IIC, encoding MATNWKRVGEELKKAFSTGVSFMMPSVVVGGIFLAIALASGTATDEGMVVTNPFLQNLNVIGSAGFAMMIPILAGYIAYSIAGKPGLIPGMIAGFIANNPVGLDGVKTGFLGAMILGIVAGYIAKYVKTWKVPTTIKTIMPILIIPIITTFITCMGYIYFLANPLAGLVDGVFTLFASLQGGSAIILGIVIGAFTAIDMGGPINKTVTAFTLALMAEGIFEPNGAHRIAVAIPPLGMALSTFISRRKYTEEERGLGVSAGFMGLIGITEGAIPFAVKDMKRVIPAIMIGSAVGGGLGMLHNVGTFVPHGGLIVIGAVDGKLWYFLAMLIGTVVTAGILHFTKPDVVAKPTIEDKKNVTEAV
- a CDS encoding PTS fructose transporter subunit IIB, with the protein product MKIVGVTACTTGIAHTYMAQEALEKECAKRGYEVKIETQGGMGIDNELTEEEINGADAVILAIAIGIEGEERFEEKQDQGKVLTLDPSNVIKNVKGVVDQLENL
- a CDS encoding class II D-tagatose-bisphosphate aldolase non-catalytic subunit — translated: MKNVPIKSTVEAILELQKEGKGATLLGIGPMSANLLQASFELARDEDFPVMFIASRNQVDMDELGGGYVNGWNQQTFVEAIRNTAKETEFDGLYYVCRDHGGPWQRDKERNDHLPAEQAMEYGKKSYLADIEAGFDLLMIDPTKDPFEVGKVVPLETVISRTVELIEYCEKERTERNLPEIGYEVGTEETNGGLTSTETYETFINRLKEELGSKGLPMPTFIVGQTGTLTRKTEQAGTFNFHNAYELAQMAKKYGVGLKEHNGDYLDDVTLMEHIPSNIVATNVAPQYGTEETRAYLKLAEVEQRLVDYGLIEDQSKIRKTLLVHAIKSERWRKWMVGDQRNLTVEEIMKDNELSAEILDIAGHYTFNDAEVKEEINKLYSNLSKLNINGQRFVVDHIKRPIRDYVECYNLKGSTSRIIDKLQSSEVIQIG
- a CDS encoding PTS sugar transporter subunit IIA — its product is MIKKEFIYLNNELTSRNEIIKNMSEDVFKTGMINDVDTYVNAVLKREEVFPTTVGFNVSIPHGKSDAVISPFVTFMRTKEPIIWDENNKEKAQLIFMIGVPMDQKDKLHLKILAEISKNLMNENFRSSLLEAETVNEAYQLLKCIEENIYAEEMGNVK
- a CDS encoding flavin monoamine oxidase family protein is translated as MTKKHQKEITRRDFLEQVGKVGGAVAVWGAMESLGMFASPVMASAKEFKSPKKSDLSNGNKIGKKVIILGAGIAGMTAAYELGKAGYDCKILEARKRSGGRNWTVRKGTEETEINGVRQTAKFEKGQYMNAGPARIPQHHVTLDYCKELGVELEVFCNNNEFSYYYQEGVGPLSGKKIRKGTVKADARGYISELLAKANHGSLDQTLTSEDIERIKSYLKSEGDLKSDFTYTGSSRGGYQELPGGGLKPGTINKPNNFKELLESGMMHSISGDYSFQQQPLMFQPVGGMDQIPKAFENKLHGKITFGVEVTEIRQSSEGVRIVYKSENGQKKEIIGDYCVCTIPLPVLKNIPADFTAEMKNAIKNINYATTGKIALQFKDRFWENEERILGGITTTNMDISQIWYPSNDFLSTKGILIGYYNFGSNAVKYGNLSLSQREALALKQGAKIHPQYTENFESSFSVAWHKIKYNEGGWASYSDSDLKNYYPILNQPQGRIHLAGEHLSYLTGWMAGAIESAQIVVSRIHEEVMKEGNVVKAG